One stretch of Urocitellus parryii isolate mUroPar1 chromosome 12, mUroPar1.hap1, whole genome shotgun sequence DNA includes these proteins:
- the LOC113196726 gene encoding sperm motility kinase 2B-like: MHRQSSESSVVAQEPSSCYEKAFTDHYCVLKNIGEGSFGQVVLARHRLTGLEVAVKVLSKTVEKEAVLAERNWLIDLEHPYVIQLFQVIETDQNMYLIMEHASGGQLRRYIPHAGGLPEDQVRSVFREMVHVVHYCHEKGVAHLDLKPENFVLDVKGHLKLIDFGLSMSFTPGQKLTGFRGTLLYSAPEMVKGKGFEGPPADVWSLGVSLYFMLSGTRPFKMSTTEGLKKRILEVSYSIPPHVSEEASDLIQQILTLDPKQRPTLEQILRHPWLTQDEHFSPRLPSQLLPERPDPNILTIMLDMGYNPYKVWLSLANRQFDDAMGTYLLLQHQKSQKPDYVLEAKPVRPGGRHQTAGSSPGPPADPPLVRPNKCNSEPALALPCEQQPEKAQLSRQKPACASAPVLPLHMKTPLSSRPPQKKPATQWRVYLRPKPRRGVEGDSTAFAGQAHQRNRGWRGITRRIVNSLQKLCCCMPCFRQSNAPVNPGHRRPRFRNRVAQADMPR; encoded by the coding sequence ATGCATAGACAGAGTAGTGAGAGTAGTGTAGTGGCTCAGGAGCCCAGCTCCTGCTACGAGAAGGCCTTCACGGACCATTATTGTGTCCTGAAGAACATTGGGGAGGGGAGCTTCGGGCAGGTGGTACTAGCCCGCCATCGCCTGACCGGGTTAGAAGTGGCAGTGAAAGTCTTGTCCAAGACAGTGGAGAAAGAAGCAGTGCTAGCTGAGCGGAATTGGTTGATAGACCTGGAACACCCATATGTAATCCAGCTCTTCCAAGTCATCGAGACCGACCAAAATATGTACCTCATCATGGAGCACGCAAGTGGGGGACAGCTGCGACGTTACATCCCGCACGCCGGTGGCCTACCAGAGGACCAGGTTCGCAGTGTGTTCAGGGAGATGGTGCATGTCGTGCATTACTGCCATGAGAAAGGGGTTGCACACCTGGACCTGAAGCCTGAGAACTTCGTGCTGGATGTCAAGGGTCACCTGAAGCTTATCGACTTTGGTCTGAGCATGAGCTTCACACCTGGGCAGAAGCTGACTGGGTTCAGGGGCACTCTCCTGTACAGCGCTCCTGAAATGGTTAAGGGTAAGGGATTCGAGGGACCCCCTGCTGACGTCTGGAGCTTGGGTGTCTCCTTGTATTTTATGCTTTCAGGGACAAGGCCATTTAAGATGAGCACTACTGAGGGGCTGAAGAAGCGAATCTTGGAGGTAAGCTACAGCATTCCCCCGCACGTGTCGGAGGAAGCCAGCGACCTCATCCAGCAAATCCTAACGCTGGACCCCAAACAAAGGCCTACTCTAGAGCAGATTCTGAGGCACCCATGGCTGACCCAGGATGAGCACTTCTCACCCAGGCTTCCCAGCCAGCTACTCCCGGAGCGGCCTGACCCAAACATTCTGACCATAATGCTTGACATGGGTTACAACCCTTATAAAGTCTGGTTGTCCCTGGCCAATCGCCAATTCGATGACGCCATGGGTACCTACCTTCTCCTCCAGCACCAGAAAAGCCAGAAGCCAGACTACGTGCTTGAGGCAAAGCCTGTGCGTCCTGGTGGTCGCCATCAGACGGCTGGGTCTTCCCCAGGGCCCCCTGCGGATCCTCCCCTGGTCCGCCCCAACAAATGCAATAGTGAGCCCGCCCTGGCCTTGCCCTGTGAGCAGCAGCCTGAGAAGGCCCAGCTATCAAGGCAGAAGCCTGCATGTGCCAGCGCACCTGTCCTTCCTCTCCACATGAAGACACCCCTTTCCAGCCGACCCCCCCAGAAGAAACCTGCGACCCAATGGCGTGTGTACCTTCGGCCCAAACCTCGTAGGGGAGTAGAAGGTGACAGCACAGCCTTCGCAGGGCAAGCCCATCAGAGAAACAGGGGCTGGAGGGGGATCACTAGGAGGATTGTCAACTCCCTTCAAAAATTGTGCTGCTGCATGCCGTGCTTCCGCCAAAGCAACGCTCCAGTGAACCCAGGTCACAGACGCCCTAGGTTCCGCAACAGAGTGGCTCAAGCAGATATGCCCAGGTGA